TCGTGCTGTTATGGCGAATCACCAGAAATGCACTGACGAGTAGCACGAGCCCCAAAACCGAGGTGACGATAATCAGCGTCAGATTGCTGATGTGGTAATTGCGTATTTTGAGCTCGTTGTGGGGAATAAACATGAGCGTCAGACGCTCATTGCGCTTTTTCTTGATCCACAAGAGCAGCTTCTGCTGGCTCTTGGCGAGGCGGCCAATCGCGGGTGCGGCCATTTTGACCGTCGCTTTGCCCTTCATCGCCCAGGCGCCGAGGCCTTTCGGGGCACCCGTCGGGGTGATTTCGACTTCTATTGCAGCCTTGCGCGAATTTTCACCGCCTGACTTTGCCGATCGACTGGACTTATTCTTCTTCATGGGGAGCGAGTACGGTGTCAGCCTTGGGGCAGATTTTGCACCGTCAAACCATATGTAAAAACAGAACTTTAGCTGCTGAAAAACACCGCATCGGTGCCGGTCGCCGCTGCCTTATGCGCCAGGCCATCGACGAGAAAAATCTCCATCGGCTGCGTGCGGCCACGCACCCGACTCACCTGCAGTTTTCGCACTTTCAGGTCTTGACCTGCCAGATCGCGGGTTTTGCGATCGATGATGAGATCAAAGCGTGTCTGCTTGGTTAACCCTTCGAGGCGCGCGGCAATATTGACGGTGTCACCAATCACGGTGTAATCCCTTTTGCGGTATGAGCCGATGGTACCGGCAAATACGCGCCCGGTTGCAATGCCCATGCCGATAGAGATATCTTCTTGTATGTAGGCCGGTTTCGTGCTGTTGAACAGGTGAAGCGTGTCGCGAATCGCCAGGGCGCACTCAACGGCATTGCGGGCATCGCGTTCACCCCGCACCGGGCAGCCAAAGGTCGATAACAGGGCGTCGCCGATAATTTTATTGACTGACCCCTTGTACGTCAGTATTAAATCCATAATATCTGTATAGAGGCGGTTCAACAACGCTGCAATGAGGTTGGGTTCGACGCCTTCGCTGATGCGTGTAAAATTGCGAATGTCGAGAAAGAAGATTGTGGCTTCGAGATTCTCGCCATAATCGTGGTTTGTGGCTTGCTGGCCCAGAATCATCTTTACCACATCGCCCGAAAAATACGCTGAAAGTTTCTCGATATGGCCATCGAGTTCGGCGATGCGGCCCGCCAGATTGACCGCCTCGATCACGCGCCGTACTTTTATGATGAGTTCTGCGTGGTCGATATCAGGTTCAAGAATTTCTGCTACGCCCATCTGCAGCATTTGCTGCCTCTGAGGTTTCGCGAGGTTCGCACAGATCACAATGACAGATCGCTTTCCCGCATTGCAGTGATGTTGAATTTCGGGCAGAAAGTCAGTATCGACTACCGGAGCATAAAACACGAGAAGCTGCGCAGTGTCTGAAACAGGCGGCAGTGGCCGGGTGCCTGAAAAAACGCGGACTTCAGAAAGTGTGCTGAGTGCTGCTATGATACCTTCAGGGGGTGAATCTGACCGGTGCACCAGGCAGATTGCCGGTTTGCTGCTCACCCTGCCCTCTGCAACGTCAACTCAGCGACGATGCGATTTGCGCGCTCTGCGCCGTCGGCCGCAACTTCGGTTGCAGGCAATTCAATCTGGTACAGATATAGCCGCGCGCCACACTGCTCGGCCGCATGCTCGGCCAGAGTCAGGCCAATACCGAGACCATATTTCTGCTCGCGAAACCGGTCGTCCCACGTATTGTTTAACCTGAAGAACGGCTCGAACACCCGTTTTTCAAAGGCAGCGGGCACGCCGGTGACACCGCCGCGCATCGTCTCGATCTCACTCACGACCACCACCGAGTAGATCTCGGGCGTCACATAACACATAAGCCGTACTTTACTTTTCGCGGGAGAGTATTTGTAAGCGTTCAAGAGCAGCTCGGCGATGATTTCACCGATCGCCTCAGCGTTGCCGCGCACCGTGCCGACAAATTCGCTCAGCGCCATCACTACTTCATGACCCTTAATCGCTCTGAAATGCTCACTGTTTTTGACGGCAGCGGTTATCGCATTATTCACGGTCGTGAACGGCAGCAGATCGGCCTCGTAACGTTTCTGCAGGCCGGTCAGAATATTTTCAAACGCGGCCAGCCACTGCCGCGCGGCGCTCGCATTCTTGACGAGGCCACTGATCGTTTCGTCACCCTCTTTGATTGCCTGTATCGCCGGTGACATCTGCAACAGATCGATATAGGTCAATACAGCGCCGATGCCCAGACCCTGTGATGCCGAGTGCAGAATGTTTCGAATCAGTGACCGTGCGTATTCGAGCTGGCGGTGGCGTTCTGCATTTTCTTCACCCATGAGCCACTGCGCGGGGTTCTGCCGCCGCAATTGCCGTTTACGCTGCAGCTCTTGCTGCTCACGCTTCTGCAAGACGAAGGCGAACGCCTTCTTGAGAATCGCGATGATATCGAGCGTGCCGGCATCGCCATCGACGATCGCGAATGTACTCTGGCACAGATCTTTTTCTGCAGAAAGCCTGCCGTTCTCGGCGTTCCAGATTATGATCAGCAGCGCCGGGTTCTCGCGGCGGCAGAGTAAAATCAGGTTGCGGCATGAATTGGCATCGCCGGTGGCGAGCAGTGCAATTTCGGGTACTGCTGTGCGTATCGTCTCACCGAGCTTGTCACGTTCGGTGACAAAATGCCGCCGCGCCTTGAGAACTCCTGAAAGTGCGCTCGAACACCAGGCGACCTGCGCTTCGGTACCGAATATAACGATACCAATGTTCTCTTCGCCGCTCATGTCAGAATCTGCTTTACGATCGCGAGAAACTGAGCGGGTTTAATGGGCTTGACTATCCAGCCGTCGACGCCGGCATCTTCGCCTGCCTTGCGCTGGCTTTCTTGCCCTTCTGTCGTCAGCGCGAGAATCGGAATATCGCCGTTCAGCGCCCGCACCGCCTTGACGAATGCGTAGCCATCCATCACCGGCATATTGATGTCGGTAATGATCAGGTCGAATTCGCCTGACTTGAATTTTGTCAGCGCGTCTTCGCCCTCTTCGGCCAGGGTAACCTCATGCCCGCCCGACCTTAATGCCTGCGACACGATGGCGCGCATCGGCTCTGAATCGTCGACCGCAAGAATGTTTGCCATGGGTTAGAGAACCATATTTTATCTGAAAAGTCAATTGGTTTAAGGGCGCATCGCCTTAGGTAGAATTACGTAGCAGCGAGTTATCTGCTGCGATTACAATAGATTGTGGTCCATTGCATACTTGACGAGTTCGCTCATCGTCGTGATGCCCAGCTTTTCGCGCACGTTGCCGCGGTGCGCTTCTACTGTGCGTGCGCTGATATCGAGCCGTTCGGCAATCTCTTTGCTCGTGAGGCCATTGGCGGTCAGGCTCAGAATTTCTTTTTCGCGCTGCGTCAACAGGTCTGCAGTCAGCGGGCTCGAAAGGTCGGTCGAATAGTCGTCGACGATGAGGCTCGTCATCTCTGCCGAAATAACACGTTTGCCCTGGCGAATATCGCTTATGGCGGATATCAATTTATCATGCGTCTCTTCTTTGAGAAGATAGCCTTTCGCCCCTTTTGCGAGAGCCCGCTTCAGGAAAGGTTTTTCTTTATGAGTCGTCAGCACGAGCACCGCCACCCGGGGAAAGTGCATTTGCATGTATTCGAGAGCTTCGATGCCGTTCATGAGCGGCATATTCAGGTCGAGCACGACCATATCACAGGGAATTTTCGCCAACAGGTCGAGCAGGTCTTGACCGTTACCGACTTCGCCGACAACCTTGAACCCGGGTTTGCCTTCGATCAGCACTTTCACGCCGGCGCGCAAGATCGAATGATCGTCTGCGAGAATAATCTGGTAGTCTTTGGGGGCAGCCGTTGTTGACATGACGCTGCTAGCAGGCTGCGCCGGCGTTTATCTGCGTCAAGCGTTATCGAATCTACAGAATCTGTTTGATGATATCGATGAACTGCGCTGGCTTGAAAGGTTTTACAAGCCAGCCGTTCGCACCTGCATCCGCACCTTTTTTTCTCATGCCTTCTTCAGATTCTGTGGTGAGCGCCAGAATCGGCACATCGGCGTTGCGCGAGCGTATTTCACGAATAAGACCAATACCATCCATCTTGGGCATGTTGATATCGGTGACGACTAGCCCAATATCACTCGTGCTGACGAATTTTTCAAGACCGTCTTCACCGTCATTCGCGAGAATCACGTTATAATTGCCCGCCGTGAGGGTCATTTTGACCATCTGCCGCATGGTTTCTGAATCGTCTACCGCCAGAATTGTTTGCATGTTCGCTGAGCCTGCCACGAGACGAGGCTATAGCACGGTTTTCGGCAAAAGTCAATTGAGCAGCCTACCTGCCCAGGTAGGTATAGTTACTATACGTAAGTTTACGTATGGCTGACGAGTTGGCGAATCACTTCGAGAAATTGCACAGGTTTAAAGGGTTTCTGCACCCAGCCGTTCGCCCCGGCATCTTGCCCACGTTTGCGCATCGCCTCTTGCCCTTCGGTTGTGAGCGCCAGAATCGGCAACTCTTCATGCAGGCGCCGCGCATGCTGAATCAGGTCGATACCATGCATCACCGGCATATTAATGTCAGTCACCAGCAGATCAAAATCCTCTGCCCTGAGTTTCTCGAGCGCGTCTGCGCCATTTTGCGCCAGAGTCACCTCGAACCCGGCCGAGCCGAGCACGAGCCCCACCATTTTGCGCATCGGCTCTGAATCATCGACTGCGAGTACCTTTCCCATTTGTAGCTCCTGTTACAATGAGTATAATCGGTACCGCGGCAATCGACGAATTTTTGTCTTATGTTTCAAAAAAACCTTTGACAATTATTCAGAAGGGGGATATCCCCCGTTCTGGCCGCAGAAACGCTGATTCGGGGTAGATCCCCCGCTATTTTCATTAACGCAGAAGCTGCCTGATATAGTCGAGTAACGGCTGCGGTTTAAAAGGCTTCACCACCCAGCCGTTCGCCCCTGCATCATGGCCGCGACGCCGCATTGTTTCTTCTGATTCGGTGGTCAGGGCGACGATTGGCACATCGGGAGAAATAAGGCGCACCTGGCGAATAAACTCGATGCCGTCCATATAAGGCATGTTGATGTCGGTAATAATGAGATCGACCGGTGACTTCTGGTACAGCTCTAGCGCCTCGGCGCCATCACCCGCCGAGACGACGTCGTAGCCCCCGGCTTTGAGCACCAAGGCGAGC
The sequence above is a segment of the Turneriella parva DSM 21527 genome. Coding sequences within it:
- a CDS encoding response regulator — encoded protein: MGKVLAVDDSEPMRKMVGLVLGSAGFEVTLAQNGADALEKLRAEDFDLLVTDINMPVMHGIDLIQHARRLHEELPILALTTEGQEAMRKRGQDAGANGWVQKPFKPVQFLEVIRQLVSHT
- a CDS encoding response regulator, which codes for MPKILTVDDSEPMRKMLALVLKAGGYDVVSAGDGAEALELYQKSPVDLIITDINMPYMDGIEFIRQVRLISPDVPIVALTTESEETMRRRGHDAGANGWVVKPFKPQPLLDYIRQLLR
- a CDS encoding response regulator encodes the protein MQTILAVDDSETMRQMVKMTLTAGNYNVILANDGEDGLEKFVSTSDIGLVVTDINMPKMDGIGLIREIRSRNADVPILALTTESEEGMRKKGADAGANGWLVKPFKPAQFIDIIKQIL
- a CDS encoding adenylate/guanylate cyclase domain-containing protein, producing MSSKPAICLVHRSDSPPEGIIAALSTLSEVRVFSGTRPLPPVSDTAQLLVFYAPVVDTDFLPEIQHHCNAGKRSVIVICANLAKPQRQQMLQMGVAEILEPDIDHAELIIKVRRVIEAVNLAGRIAELDGHIEKLSAYFSGDVVKMILGQQATNHDYGENLEATIFFLDIRNFTRISEGVEPNLIAALLNRLYTDIMDLILTYKGSVNKIIGDALLSTFGCPVRGERDARNAVECALAIRDTLHLFNSTKPAYIQEDISIGMGIATGRVFAGTIGSYRKRDYTVIGDTVNIAARLEGLTKQTRFDLIIDRKTRDLAGQDLKVRKLQVSRVRGRTQPMEIFLVDGLAHKAAATGTDAVFFSS
- a CDS encoding sensor histidine kinase, translating into MSGEENIGIVIFGTEAQVAWCSSALSGVLKARRHFVTERDKLGETIRTAVPEIALLATGDANSCRNLILLCRRENPALLIIIWNAENGRLSAEKDLCQSTFAIVDGDAGTLDIIAILKKAFAFVLQKREQQELQRKRQLRRQNPAQWLMGEENAERHRQLEYARSLIRNILHSASQGLGIGAVLTYIDLLQMSPAIQAIKEGDETISGLVKNASAARQWLAAFENILTGLQKRYEADLLPFTTVNNAITAAVKNSEHFRAIKGHEVVMALSEFVGTVRGNAEAIGEIIAELLLNAYKYSPAKSKVRLMCYVTPEIYSVVVVSEIETMRGGVTGVPAAFEKRVFEPFFRLNNTWDDRFREQKYGLGIGLTLAEHAAEQCGARLYLYQIELPATEVAADGAERANRIVAELTLQRAG
- a CDS encoding response regulator, coding for MSTTAAPKDYQIILADDHSILRAGVKVLIEGKPGFKVVGEVGNGQDLLDLLAKIPCDMVVLDLNMPLMNGIEALEYMQMHFPRVAVLVLTTHKEKPFLKRALAKGAKGYLLKEETHDKLISAISDIRQGKRVISAEMTSLIVDDYSTDLSSPLTADLLTQREKEILSLTANGLTSKEIAERLDISARTVEAHRGNVREKLGITTMSELVKYAMDHNLL
- a CDS encoding response regulator, which codes for MANILAVDDSEPMRAIVSQALRSGGHEVTLAEEGEDALTKFKSGEFDLIITDINMPVMDGYAFVKAVRALNGDIPILALTTEGQESQRKAGEDAGVDGWIVKPIKPAQFLAIVKQILT